The DNA window TTGGCTGTTTCATGCAGCAAACAGGGTGGTACCGCGGGAACCAGTGCCTCTCGTCCCTGGTAGTGATTGCCAGGGACGAGGGGTTTTTTTATTCTTCGTCCTGTAATAAATGTGCAATAAATAATTAAGGAGGGGCCATGCATGAGTTTAATCATTTACCTGGACGGCAAATACGTTCCCGAAGAGGAAGCGAAGTTATCGGTTTTTGACCACGGGGTACTGTACGGGGACGGCGTATTCGAAGGGATCCGGGCTTATCACGGCCGCGTTTTCAAGCTCCGGGAGCACCTGGTCCGGCTCTATGAATCTGCCCGCACCATTAACCTGAACATATGGCTATCCCTGGAGGAAATGCAGGAGGTTGTGCTGGAAACCCTGCGCCGCAATAACCTTAGGGATGGGTACATTCGCCTGGTGGTAACCCGGGGCAAGGGGGATTTAGGTTTAGATCCCAGGAACTGCCCGAAGGCCAGCATTTTCTGCATTGCCGCCAGCATCAAACTGTATCCGGAAGAGATGTACCAAAACGGCTTGGAAATCGTGACGGTGGCCACCCGGCGCAATATTCCGGAGGCCTGCAATCCCCAAGTGAAATCCTTGAACTACTTGAATAACATTTACGCCAAGATCGAGGCGGCCCAAGCCGGGGTAGCGGAAGCCTTAATGCTCAATCAGGAAGGCTTCGTGGTGGAGGCCACCGGGGACAACATTTTCCTGGTGAAAAACGGCAAGCTCATCACCCCGCCGCCCTACCTGGGACTGTTGAAAGGCATTACCAGGGATACGGTCATGGAACTGGCCCGGGAAATGGGAATTGAGGTGGAGGAAGCGGTCTTTACCCGCAATGAAGTGTACAATGCCGACGAGGTCTTCCTGACCGGCACGGCGGCGGAACTGATTCCGGTGGTGAAAGTAGACAGCCGGGTCATAGGCGACGGCAAACCGGGACCGGTCTTTGCCAGACTGCTGGAGGCTTACCGGGAACTGACGAAGATCAACGGACCGAAAATTTACCCCGATGAGGAGTGAGAAACGTGCCAAGCAAAACCATGAAGGAGGGCCTGGAAAAGGCACCCCACCGTTCTTTGTTAAAAGCCCTAGGCTTAACTGACGCGGAAATCCGCCGGCCCCTGGTCGGCATTGTGAATTCCTTTAATGAGGTGGTCCCCGGGCACATGCACCTGCGGCAAATCAGTGACGCGGTGAAGGCGGGAGTGAGGATGGCCGGGGGTACTCCTTTGGAGTTTCCCACCATCGCCGTGTGCGACGGGATTGCCATGAACCACGAGGGGATGCGGTATTCCCTGGCTTCCCGGGAACTGATCGCCGATACGATTGAAATCATGGCCAAAGCCCATGCCTTTGACGCCCTGGTGTTTATTCCCAACTGCGATAAGAACGTACCCGGCATGTTGATGGCTGCCGCCAGGCTGAACCTGCCTGCCGTCTTTGTCAGCGGCGGTCCCATGCTGCCCGGCGAACACCGGGGGCAGAAATTAACCTTAAACAGCATGTTTGAAGCCGTGGGCCGGGTGGCGGCCGGCACCATGACCATGGAGGAACTCCAGGAAATAGAAGATGCCGCCTGTCCCACCTGCGGCTCCTGTGCCGGCATGTTTACCGCCAATTCCATGAACTGTTTGACGGAAGTGCTGGGCATGGGTCTGCCGGGCAACGGCACCGTGCCGGCGGTTTATTCCGCCAGGCTCCGGCTGGCTAAAGTAGCCGGCATGAAAGTGATGGAACTGTTGGCCCGGGATATCAGGCCTTTAGATATTATGAAGCCGGAAGCTTTTGGGAATGCTTTGGCCGTGGATATGGCCATGGGCTGTTCCACCAATACGGCCCTGCACTTGCCTGCCATTGCCCGGGAAATCGGCATGAAGCTGGATTTAAGTCTCATCAATGAAATCAGTCAAAAGACGCCGCACTTGTGCAAACTGTCCCCCGCCGGGGAAGCGACCATGGACGACTTGGACCGGGCCGGCGGTGTGCCAGCCGTCATGAAGGAATTGGCGGATCACGGCCTTTTGGACGACAGTTTAATGACGGTTACCGGCCAAACCATCCGGGAGAATTTGAAAGATGTGGCCGTGTTGGACCGGTCCGTTATCCGGTCCGTAGAGGATCCCTACAGCCGCGACGGCGGCTTGGCGGTGCTGTGGGGCAATCTCGCCCCTGACGGAGCCATTGTGAAAAAGGCTGCCGTGGCTCCGGCCATGCTGGTCCATGAAGGACCCGCCCGGGTCTTTGATGCCGAAGAGGAAGCCGTTGCCGCCATTCTGGGTAAGAAAATCCAGCCCGGCGATGTAGTCGTGATCCGGTATGAAGGGCCGAAAGGCGGTCCCGGCATGCGGGAAATGCTGACCCCCACTTCCGCTTTGTGCGGCATGGGATTGGATGATAAAGTGGCTCTCATTACCGACGGTCGTTTCTCCGGCGCCAGCCGGGGCGCAGCCATCGGCCATGTCTCGCCGGAGGCCGCTTTGGGAGGTCCCATTGGGTTGCTCCAAGACGGGGACCGGATCAAAATTGATATTCCTAACCATTCTCTCCAGGTGTTACTTGACGAAGCGGAACTGGCAGCCAGGCGGGCCAATTGGCAAGCGCCTGCGCCTCGGATTAAGAGGGGCTACATGGCCAGATATGCCAATACGGTGACTTCCGCGAGTACGGGGGCGATTGTAGATGGCTAAGAAGTTAACAGGAGCGCAAATCCTGTTGGAAGCTCTGCAGAGGGAAGGGGTGGACACCATTTTCGGTTACCCCGGCGGAGCTGTCCTACCAATCTATGATGCTTTGTTTAATACACCGTCCATCCGGCATGTCCTGGTGCGGCATGAACAAGGGGCGGTGCATGCCGCCGACGGTTATGCCCGTTCCACCGGTAAACCCGGGGTGGTCTTTGCCACCTCGGGCCCCGGGGCGACGAACCTGGTTACCGGCATCGCTACCGCCTATATGGACTCGGTGCCCCTGGTGGCGGTGACGGGCCAGGTGGCGCTCAGTCTCCTGGGCCGG is part of the Clostridia bacterium genome and encodes:
- the ilvD gene encoding dihydroxy-acid dehydratase; translation: MPSKTMKEGLEKAPHRSLLKALGLTDAEIRRPLVGIVNSFNEVVPGHMHLRQISDAVKAGVRMAGGTPLEFPTIAVCDGIAMNHEGMRYSLASRELIADTIEIMAKAHAFDALVFIPNCDKNVPGMLMAAARLNLPAVFVSGGPMLPGEHRGQKLTLNSMFEAVGRVAAGTMTMEELQEIEDAACPTCGSCAGMFTANSMNCLTEVLGMGLPGNGTVPAVYSARLRLAKVAGMKVMELLARDIRPLDIMKPEAFGNALAVDMAMGCSTNTALHLPAIAREIGMKLDLSLINEISQKTPHLCKLSPAGEATMDDLDRAGGVPAVMKELADHGLLDDSLMTVTGQTIRENLKDVAVLDRSVIRSVEDPYSRDGGLAVLWGNLAPDGAIVKKAAVAPAMLVHEGPARVFDAEEEAVAAILGKKIQPGDVVVIRYEGPKGGPGMREMLTPTSALCGMGLDDKVALITDGRFSGASRGAAIGHVSPEAALGGPIGLLQDGDRIKIDIPNHSLQVLLDEAELAARRANWQAPAPRIKRGYMARYANTVTSASTGAIVDG
- the ilvE gene encoding branched-chain-amino-acid transaminase; amino-acid sequence: MSLIIYLDGKYVPEEEAKLSVFDHGVLYGDGVFEGIRAYHGRVFKLREHLVRLYESARTINLNIWLSLEEMQEVVLETLRRNNLRDGYIRLVVTRGKGDLGLDPRNCPKASIFCIAASIKLYPEEMYQNGLEIVTVATRRNIPEACNPQVKSLNYLNNIYAKIEAAQAGVAEALMLNQEGFVVEATGDNIFLVKNGKLITPPPYLGLLKGITRDTVMELAREMGIEVEEAVFTRNEVYNADEVFLTGTAAELIPVVKVDSRVIGDGKPGPVFARLLEAYRELTKINGPKIYPDEE